The genome window TATTATGCTTGGTCATGAATGCTTCACGGAGAGCATCGGGGCATTTATCAGCGCCTGAGAGCATTATTCTTACGGTATCAAAATCACCCGGTTTTGAGGCACGCAGATAACCCCAGAAGAAGGTCGGGGTTCCTGCCATAAGAGTGACTTTTTCTTCGCGGACGATATCGCACACTGTTTTGAAGTCCAGCGGGTTTGCGTAGGTAACAAGAGTGATTCCCATAGAAAGCGGAACCCAAAGGTTTGCGGTCTGACCGAATACATGGAAGTAGGGGAGATTCGCAAGGAAGATATCATCCGATGAGAAGGTATATGCTTTTATGAGAGCGTTATAATTCTGGCTGATATTCTTGTGGGTAAGCTGCACACCCTTCGGATCTTTTTCGCTTCCTGAGGTGAAGAGAATCATCAGATTATCATCTTCACTTCCCTGATGGATGCTCTTGATTATTGCTTCTGCAGGCATGGCTGCTTTGAGTGCAGCGCCAAGTTTATCAAAAAGTGAAATGCCATCCCGGATGTCCTCTAGGTAAACCATTCCGTCTATGTGCGGGCATTTTATTTTTTCAAGAAGCGCGCGGGAAGTGATAATGGTCTTAAATGCGCATTTCTTCTGTGCGTATTCGCAGTTTTTATCTGCCTTTGTTGAATAATTAATCATCACCGGCACTCTTCCGCTCATGAGCGTTCCAAGTATGGCAAGAACTGATCCGGCTGAATTCGGGAGCATAATCCCCAGGAACCCGGGATCGTACTGCTGGAATTTTTTAGCAAAGATGAGAGAACCAATAAGCGCCCGTTTATATGGCACCCGTGCATTGGTTGTACGGTCGGCTATTGCCAGCTTTTTTTCATATTTCTTGGCAACTCTGACGAATTGGTGGTGGAATAACATTCCTCGACTCCTTTTTATTATTTTTGTTAAAGTTCATCTGACAACTGAACTACATGAGAGGGGCGGACATAGCTATCCTATTGAAAGAAGACCCTCCTGCCGGAAATCTTCAAATCCGGCACAGCCATATTACTTATTTCGGCTGAATTACCAAAAATAATAGTGCAAAACAGCCAAAGTGAATAAAAAAATTATCCTGACAGGGGTAATGTCATTAATTATATCTGCCCGGCATTGCCTTTGTTTATTATCAAAGGCGATATGGTATTTTTTATCAACTGCCCGTTTTTTAATTAAAAGCGATCTCTTATAAAACCTTGATTTACAAAGACTTATGGGCTCCCATCAGCTTTCGTCATATTGCCGATTTAACTTTTATTTAACGCAAAAATTTCTTAAATAGTAATCATTGATTACGTAAATAATGAGGTTTTTCTATGAACAATATTAAATATGAAATAAAGACCCGTACCGGAGAAATCCGCTTACCGGAATCACTCGGTTTTGGACAGATTTTTACCGACCACGTCTTTGAAATGGATTACTCCCCCGCCAGCGGCTGGCATAATGCAGTTATAAGACCCCTCTCTGAAATGTCTATTCATCCTGCCACGATGTTCATCCATTATGGACAGGCACTCTTCGAAGGAATGAAAGCATTCCGTCATAAAAATAATGACGTTATGCTCTTCCGTCCGGACAAGCACTTTATCCGGCTTAACAATTCTGCAAGAAGACTTTGCATGCCGGAGATTGATGTTAATTTCGCGACTGACGCTCTCAAGGAGCTGGTTTCCATTGAGAAGGAATGGATTCCCAGAAAAGAAGGAGAAGCCCTGTATATCCGTCCCTTTATGTTCGGGCTTGATCCGGTACTCGGTGTTAAACCGGCACAGAACTATAAGTTTATCATAATGCTTTCTCCGGTTGGTGCTTACTATCCGGAAGGATTCAAACCGGTAAAGATTCTTGTGCAGGATGACTACGTCCGCGCGGTTCGTAAAGGTATGGGTGAAGTAAAAACACCCGGAAATTATGCTGCAAGTCTTCTCGCAAGTGAAATGGCCCGCAAGCAGGGCTACACACAGGTGCTTTGGCTTGACGGTGTTGAGCAAAAGTACATTGAAGAAGTCGGAACCATGAATATCTTCATCACCTTTAAGGATGAAGTAGCAACACCAAAATTAACCGGAGGAATACTGCCCGGCATAACAAGAATGTCTGTTCTTCACATGCTCAGAGACTGGGGCATGAATGTTAATGAACGGCTGATAAGTCTGGATGAATTTATCACCCGCTTTGACAAAGGTGAGGTTGAGGGTGTATTTGGCACCGGAACAGCCGCAATTATTTCATCAGTCGGTGAACTGAAATATAAAGACCGGAAAATGGTTATTAATAACGGTGAACCCGGCACATTAGCACATAAGCTGTTTGACACTCTTACCGGCATGCACTCCGGAAAAATTGCAGACCCATACGGATGGCTGGTACCGGTTCAGCAGGAGGTTACCGTCTCTTAATGCGATTTCGTTTTTTTGTTGTTCTTGTTTTTTTTGTTGCGGTTGCATACAGCATAAATGCCCAGCAGCAAAAGAAACCTAAAAATATCATAATTATCATCGGGGACGGCATGGGGCTGAATCAGGTAACTTCGGAAATCATCTTTAACAGAGAGGATACTCCTTTCAAGAAGTTTACGGATGTTGGAATGTCAGTTACCTGTGCAGCCGATGCTTTAATTACTGATTCCGCTGCCGGCGGTACGGCAATCGCGACCGGTCATAAAACCTATAATGGGGCCATTGCGGTTGATACCATTAAACAGCCGGTTGAATCCGTTTTTACGTATGCTGTCATGAATAAGAAAAAAGCAGCAGGACTGGTTACCACGGCCCCTATTACCGATGCAACACCGGCGGTATTTTTCGCCCATGCTGAAAGCAGAAAAATGCATACCGATATTGCTCAGCAGCTGGTGAATGCTCCCGCTCACGTAGTCATTGGCGGAGGAAGAAAATACTTCCTGCCCAAAGATCAGGGCGGGGTGAGAACTGACGGAGTGAATCTTATTCAATCCCTTAGCGATAAAGGATATTTTTATTCCTCAGAGTATATCACCGAAGGATATAAACCAAACTCAAAACTCTGGATGCTGCTTGATACCAATTCCATTTCAAAAGCTGGCACCCGGCCTTACAAACTTGGTGATCTTGCTATGACCGCTATAGGACAGTTAAAAAATCACAAAGATGGTTTTGTCCTGATGGTGGAAAGCACACACACCGATTATGCAGGGCACGCAAATGATCCTGTTCATCTGAAAGCAGAGATGGAAGAGTTCGCGGACCTGGTTAACCGGATGCTTGCATATATCGAGAAGGATGGAAACACTCTGCTGGTTGTAACTGCTGATCATGAAACGGGCGGAATGTCACTGGTGCATCCGAAAGATAAATCCCAGCCGATTGAATATGCTTATACCACAAAAGGTCATTCAGCCGGAATGGTTGGCGTCTGGGCAAAAGGACCGGGGAGTGATATCTTCAGGGGAGTCTATGAGAACAACGAAATAGGAAAAAAACTCTTCTCCATCGCCAGAAGCTGGAAATAATTCTTTAACGGAGGCCGCACCCCGCGGTCTCCGGTATTATTATTTGCCCGGCAGTACACATAACTTTATACCCTTTGTCCTAATAACAAATCAGCATTTACCTGATTTAACCCCTTCTTCTCTTAGCTCCCCGGCTTGAATTAACGCTTGCCTAATTTGTTTTTGCAGTAAAACCGTTAATCACAAAATTCACAAACGATTTATTTATTTATAATTAAGTTATGTAGAGTTTGATGGTTAAGTGGTTTGAACTGCGTCCGATTTCCACTCAAGTCTTTAATAAGTACTTAATCTCCTTTCTGATAATAATGATAATTATTATCGGGATTCTCTATGCGCTCAAAGTTAACGGATTCAAATCGTTTTCAGAGAGTACTTTTCTCTCTTATCAAAAGCAAACATCACTTCTCGATTCTCTTTCTTCCGCTGAAAAGTCATTGTTCAGCGAATACCTCAGAGCAGCAATAGTAGAAGGCAAGGCTGATATTTCACAAACCAAACCAGCCATGATCAGTGATCTGGATAAGATTGACAGTTTGCTGGCTCAGATTTCTGTAAAATTAAATAAAGAATATGCGCGGACGTTACATAAGAAGATAAAGAGTTCTTTTACTGATTTCAGAGCGAATATCGGAACTTTGGATTCTCCTGCTAATGATATCCAGAGTAAGGAGATTCTAAGATTACATTATGCTGAACTTTCAAAAAATTATCTGTCCCGCCAAATCAGCCTGAATTACCTCAAAAAAGAATTTCTTTCAGAATGCTTACAGGAACATTCCAGCGCGAATGCATCATACATGGTATCCTCCCTGTGGTTTCTTTTACTTGCGGCATTTATCATTTTGATCTTCTTATTTCTTGTATTCTTAATCGGGAAATTGCATGCTGAAATGCAGCAATTAAGTTCAATCCTTAAAAATGAAGTTGTAAAAAGAAAAAGAGATCAGGAGGAAAATCTTAAAACCAGAGAAAACTATGAGAAAACAGACCGGCAAAGAACAGAATTTATTGAAAAGTTTTGCGGGTCTTTAACAAAGTCCTTAGCTGAAGATTCAGCACAATCAAGGACTGTAACCGGCTTTACAAGAACAGAAAAAACCGGAAAAATAAAAGAAACCGCGCACCCGTCAAATCAAAGATTAATACATACCATTAATCTTGTTTCGAAAATATACAGGAAAAACACATCGTTCTTTCTCGCAAAATTCGTATCACAGGATATTGTGCCCATCTTGAACGAACTTGCCCATAATTTCAGAAAAGCTGCAGAAGAAATGTCGCTGCAGTTTACTTATAAAACCGATTATTCAGAAGTCATCATTGAGACGGATAAAGAAATTTTCACTCTGGTTTTCGAAAGTCTGATACATAATGTGTTTTATCAGATGAGGGAGGGGAGTGTCATACTTGAAGTACAATCCGCAAGAACATACCGGGGAGGCTGTGAGATAATCATTTCAGTTACAGCCGCCGGGGCTCAAATTGACAATTTTCATGGGGATGGTCTTTGGAGCGGCAAAACGGAGGTAAGCAATAATGCAGGAAGCCTGAGCAGTGATCTAGGAGTGGGACTGCCTGTAATTAAAAAATTTGTTAAAAGACTGGGGGGTAATGTGACTATGACGCGGAAGGAAAACCAAAGTATTGTTTTTAATGTGAGGTTTGATGTTAAGGAAGAAAATCTGACTGCGTCAGATGAAACAGTAACTCATATTAACCCGGATCAATGGCAGATCCTTGAACCCAGGGATTATAAAAAACTGTCCATCCTTTATGTTGAGGATGACGAATTAATCGGAAATTATGTCGCATCGCTTCTATCCGGTATATCGAATATTGATCTTGCGCCAGATTCACAGACCGCACTCAGCCTTATCAGAAGTTCAATATACGATATTATCCTTATGGATATACATCTTGGAAATGATTCCGCGGACGGATTAACGCTCACAAAAAAATTACGGAATTTAGAGGCCTATAAAAACACACCGATTATTTGTATCACCGCTTTTACCATGCAGGGCGACAAAGAAGCATTTCTTGAGCAGGGATGTTCCCAGTATCTGGCCAAGCCATTCAGCCCGGAACAGTTATTCCGTGAGATTGATAAGGCAGTAAGACAAATGGCGCTGGTGCATAGCAAATAATATGATGCCGGGTGTGTAAATAAAATTCGCTGATATCAGTATAAAAATGTTATGTCATTTCTCGTAGTGAATGATTATTTGCGGAGTATTTTTCCCGTTTACCTCTCTCAAAGATGCGTTCATTATTTGTCGCAACATGCTGTTGCCTGCATCATCCTGTGACACTTTACCTGCTTTCTTTTTGAAAACGTGACAATTCCTGTTTTTTTAACATTAATCCTTAAGGTTTGTGTGTGCTTGCACTTCCATCGTATTTTAGAACGTTGATGGGTAATACCCGTCTGCTTAAATATTCATATGTCCTGCTTGGTCTGTTAATTATGACTTTGTCAGCCCTGCTGATCTTCTATACAAATAGTGTAAGTGATCATAATAAAGCCGGGAGTATGGAAATACAAATAAACTCCAGATTAATGGATTCCCTCGAATACTATGAAGATCTTACCTTCCAAAGGGCTCTGAATGCTTTGCTCGAGAAGGATAGCGGCATTTCATTACTTTTTGACGGGGTGTTTGAAAACTATTTTATAAGTATGGAAAATCTTTTACGGGATTTTACAGACGCGGAATTAAAGGATGAAACGAGATCCTTTTTACAAAATACTCAAAGTAATCAGAAGCAATTGAGAGAAAAAATATTTGCTTTATTGCTTGAGCAGCAGTTTTCGAATGACAAATCATCAGTAGGATATTATGTCGGCAGATTATCCGAAATACATTTTACGCATAAAGCTGCAACGGAAGAACTGCGCGGAAATTATCTGGCCAAATTTTCTGAATTAAATGCAAAATCCGCTGATATGTTCACATTGTTATCGGCATTTTTGTATGTGATCGGTGTTCTCATCTTATTGCTTTTCATAATTACCGGACTTCTGTTAAGACGGATATTGATCGCAAATCAACAGCAGAATATACTTCTGGTCAATGAAAAGTTGAAACTGAAAAACATTCAAAGAGAATTAATTGAGGCTAAATCTGATTTACTCGAAACAGAACGCTATAAATCTGTTTTTTCGACAATCATCAGCAGTGAATTCAGGATAAAGATGGCGGAAATTCTTGAATGCTCGGAGCAATTAATTAATGATACGGACAGTAAAACAACTGAAACCGGGCAATTAATAAGACATTCTGCAAGCAGCTTAGTTCAAAAATTTAACCACAATCTAAGAGTATGGCAGATAAGTTCAAATTACCGGAAAATTACCTATGCAATGCAAGATGTAATTGAGATCGTTAAAGAAGTAAAAATCAAACATGAGGATTTTGCCAGGAGTAAGCACCTGCAATTTTCTCTGATTACAGATTACCGCGAAGTGAATCTGGATACCGACAGAGAAATGCTTTCTCTAGTGATCGAGAATCTTGTTCATAATGCCATCAATTATACAACCTCTGGCAGTGTGGAACTTGGGGTTAAAACGGCCAAATCACTCAGAGGCGGTATCGAAGTTATACTATCAGTCAGAGACACGGGAATGGGGATATCACCGTCTGTTCTGAGCAGCATATTCGATAATGTCCCAAACAAAAATGCGGATGATGATAATCTGATTTTTGGTTTGCAGTTAAGCAAAAAACTGGTGGAATATCTCGGAGGGAAATTTCTCATCAAAAGCATCCCGGATTTCGGGTCACTTTTTGAGGTCAGATTCGGTGTCAGCCCCGAGGGTATTATCCCTGATAACAAGCCTGTAACTCATCTTGAACCTGAAATTACACTGCTTCTTGAACCGCTCAATAACCGGAAACTACGAATACTTTATGTTGAGGATGAAAGCTTAATCGGAGATTTTGTTTCAAAAATTATTGCTCCGATTGCATCAATTGATATTGCCGTTGATTCTAAGACTGCATTGCAGTTTGCCTTAAGAAAAAAGTATGATATGATTTTTATGGATATCAATCTTGGACCCGACTCGCTTGATGGCATGTCTGTTACACGCGAAATCCGTGAATATGAATATTATAAACATACTCCGGTTATTTGTATTACTGCCTTTGATCAGCCGGGGGATAAAGCTGCCTTTCTTGAGTTTGGGTTCTCTCAGTATTTGCCCAAACCCTTTACAGCCCCGCAACTATTTGCGGAAATTGAAAAGGCAATAGAAGTTATTAAAAGACATGAACAGGAACTGAAAATGGAAAGCGCATTTTTACGTATCTCTGCCGGAACAGAATGACTTAACAAATTATAATAGTGACGTAACCGGTTTATCTGACTCTGTA of Ignavibacteriales bacterium contains these proteins:
- a CDS encoding AMP-binding protein, with translation MLFHHQFVRVAKKYEKKLAIADRTTNARVPYKRALIGSLIFAKKFQQYDPGFLGIMLPNSAGSVLAILGTLMSGRVPVMINYSTKADKNCEYAQKKCAFKTIITSRALLEKIKCPHIDGMVYLEDIRDGISLFDKLGAALKAAMPAEAIIKSIHQGSEDDNLMILFTSGSEKDPKGVQLTHKNISQNYNALIKAYTFSSDDIFLANLPYFHVFGQTANLWVPLSMGITLVTYANPLDFKTVCDIVREEKVTLMAGTPTFFWGYLRASKPGDFDTVRIMLSGADKCPDALREAFMTKHNKVLLEAYGATETSPAITVNTHEFNRPGSVGRPIDGVKVRIEHYETGEECKVGEIGKILVKGDNVMKGYFDDFEQTSLSIRHGWYDTGDMGYMDSDGYIWHVGRLKRFLKIGGEIVSLIKVESVLEKLLPPDTECCVVEVPDPIRGARIVAAVTQQIDEKETLKKMAEHLSNIEMPSRFVVLPEMPKLGSGKIDFKTITDRVRDIVQAN
- a CDS encoding branched-chain amino acid aminotransferase, producing MNNIKYEIKTRTGEIRLPESLGFGQIFTDHVFEMDYSPASGWHNAVIRPLSEMSIHPATMFIHYGQALFEGMKAFRHKNNDVMLFRPDKHFIRLNNSARRLCMPEIDVNFATDALKELVSIEKEWIPRKEGEALYIRPFMFGLDPVLGVKPAQNYKFIIMLSPVGAYYPEGFKPVKILVQDDYVRAVRKGMGEVKTPGNYAASLLASEMARKQGYTQVLWLDGVEQKYIEEVGTMNIFITFKDEVATPKLTGGILPGITRMSVLHMLRDWGMNVNERLISLDEFITRFDKGEVEGVFGTGTAAIISSVGELKYKDRKMVINNGEPGTLAHKLFDTLTGMHSGKIADPYGWLVPVQQEVTVS
- a CDS encoding alkaline phosphatase, with the protein product MRFRFFVVLVFFVAVAYSINAQQQKKPKNIIIIIGDGMGLNQVTSEIIFNREDTPFKKFTDVGMSVTCAADALITDSAAGGTAIATGHKTYNGAIAVDTIKQPVESVFTYAVMNKKKAAGLVTTAPITDATPAVFFAHAESRKMHTDIAQQLVNAPAHVVIGGGRKYFLPKDQGGVRTDGVNLIQSLSDKGYFYSSEYITEGYKPNSKLWMLLDTNSISKAGTRPYKLGDLAMTAIGQLKNHKDGFVLMVESTHTDYAGHANDPVHLKAEMEEFADLVNRMLAYIEKDGNTLLVVTADHETGGMSLVHPKDKSQPIEYAYTTKGHSAGMVGVWAKGPGSDIFRGVYENNEIGKKLFSIARSWK
- a CDS encoding response regulator; its protein translation is MIIIIGILYALKVNGFKSFSESTFLSYQKQTSLLDSLSSAEKSLFSEYLRAAIVEGKADISQTKPAMISDLDKIDSLLAQISVKLNKEYARTLHKKIKSSFTDFRANIGTLDSPANDIQSKEILRLHYAELSKNYLSRQISLNYLKKEFLSECLQEHSSANASYMVSSLWFLLLAAFIILIFLFLVFLIGKLHAEMQQLSSILKNEVVKRKRDQEENLKTRENYEKTDRQRTEFIEKFCGSLTKSLAEDSAQSRTVTGFTRTEKTGKIKETAHPSNQRLIHTINLVSKIYRKNTSFFLAKFVSQDIVPILNELAHNFRKAAEEMSLQFTYKTDYSEVIIETDKEIFTLVFESLIHNVFYQMREGSVILEVQSARTYRGGCEIIISVTAAGAQIDNFHGDGLWSGKTEVSNNAGSLSSDLGVGLPVIKKFVKRLGGNVTMTRKENQSIVFNVRFDVKEENLTASDETVTHINPDQWQILEPRDYKKLSILYVEDDELIGNYVASLLSGISNIDLAPDSQTALSLIRSSIYDIILMDIHLGNDSADGLTLTKKLRNLEAYKNTPIICITAFTMQGDKEAFLEQGCSQYLAKPFSPEQLFREIDKAVRQMALVHSK
- a CDS encoding response regulator, translating into MLALPSYFRTLMGNTRLLKYSYVLLGLLIMTLSALLIFYTNSVSDHNKAGSMEIQINSRLMDSLEYYEDLTFQRALNALLEKDSGISLLFDGVFENYFISMENLLRDFTDAELKDETRSFLQNTQSNQKQLREKIFALLLEQQFSNDKSSVGYYVGRLSEIHFTHKAATEELRGNYLAKFSELNAKSADMFTLLSAFLYVIGVLILLLFIITGLLLRRILIANQQQNILLVNEKLKLKNIQRELIEAKSDLLETERYKSVFSTIISSEFRIKMAEILECSEQLINDTDSKTTETGQLIRHSASSLVQKFNHNLRVWQISSNYRKITYAMQDVIEIVKEVKIKHEDFARSKHLQFSLITDYREVNLDTDREMLSLVIENLVHNAINYTTSGSVELGVKTAKSLRGGIEVILSVRDTGMGISPSVLSSIFDNVPNKNADDDNLIFGLQLSKKLVEYLGGKFLIKSIPDFGSLFEVRFGVSPEGIIPDNKPVTHLEPEITLLLEPLNNRKLRILYVEDESLIGDFVSKIIAPIASIDIAVDSKTALQFALRKKYDMIFMDINLGPDSLDGMSVTREIREYEYYKHTPVICITAFDQPGDKAAFLEFGFSQYLPKPFTAPQLFAEIEKAIEVIKRHEQELKMESAFLRISAGTE